Sequence from the Microplitis demolitor isolate Queensland-Clemson2020A chromosome 7, iyMicDemo2.1a, whole genome shotgun sequence genome:
atatatatgtattcagGCAATACAATATGAGTAAGCGAGCTATGACATGATGAGTTGGAAGTTGGAAGGAATAACATAAATGGTGGACTTGAATCGACTGACGTGGTTGGCAGTGAGTGGTATAGCGCGAATCAGTTGATGGTACCCTTAACTCTACACTCTACTTCAGCAAAATTAAATGagtgtttatatttttacaaataagcATTAAACATAAGACAGCTATTAgctggtaatttatttaaaactagtGCTGAtagatatttcaaataaatagaaagtaaattaaaataacaattatttacaatgGTGTTACTTACGATGATTGCGAGGATAGCAGATGGGCTACCTCTGGCAGCAACAATGCAAGAGGACGAACAggttattatttactttacaaattaacgttaattattatctgacgtaattaaataaattgtgataTTTATTCATACAGAGCGGGAAAAGTATTCTGGAGTATCAGAATCAAGCTAAAAtgctgtttaaaaaattaggacCACAATCTCCAGCTAGATGTACCATTGAAACTGGCCCCTATCTGTTCCAGtaggtttcaaaaatatttttagatttaaaattgacGTATCAAGTCCCTGTGacgcttaattattttatggatttattatttctagttatttaattgaaaatgacGTATGTTATTTGGTACTCTGTGAAAGAAATTGGAGCAAACGTTTGGCTTACAGTTATTTAGAAGACATTGCACAGGAATTTTATGCACAGTATGGAAAACGGGTTAATACTGTCACTAGACCTTATACGTTTATTGAATTTGACACGTACATACAGAAAGCTAAGAAATCATTCTCTGATGGAAGATCGAGGAGAAATATGAACACACTTAATAGTCAGCTTCAAGATGTACAGAGGATTATGGTACAAAATATTGATGATGTTTTGCAAAGAGGAACTGTTTTATCAGGTTTGAACTTTATACTTTAAACTGTCTATCTATGATGACACTCATGAGTGAAAATGTGTCagacaatttgaattttttttatttttgaataaataaataaaatgtaaataaaacagatattttaaaatacgtatttaaatatttgcaaaataagagcgcgcattttttaaatttatttatttaaaatttataaattgtcagacatctgctacattcacactcactGATACTCAAGTTAACaaacgtctaataatttttggactttttttagaaacgatcaattacaaaaattaaaatacttcaAAAAATGGCTGCCCAATTTCCAAACACAGTAACTGgcaaatatgaaatttttgaaatatgtattGAATCATATTTACAAAACACTGAacctaaaaatactaaaagtttgattttaaaaaatttgttccttACTGTGTATTGGAAATGTGCTGCCGTTTAAACTtgatgataatatatttatgttattattgATCGTTatcaaataatcattaaagTAATCACTAAAACTgatgtattatatttatttgtttacagaATTGGATTCTAAAACTCAAAACCTCTCAATGTTGTCacaaaagtacaaaaaaaatgcgaCACATTTGAATAGCAAATCAATGTATGTCAAAGCTGTCGCTGGTTTAGTTGCATTCctcgtatttttattatactttttcattttgtaatttaacaCTAGAAATATTAACACCAAAAACTACAATAAtgataactaaatatttattattttttcttttttaaattgatgctAACATGCATTTTCTTTAACgtcaattgttaaattattaatctatactttttagtgtgaataatatatttgtatgtgggtaaaagtatttaattgttaagattaaaaattatttatatataattagggGTTGGATTGTTtaactagaaaattttttttcacactgaACCAGTCGATCGATTTTAATGACTGATAACTAATAaagtttgttttaaataaagtttccacgtgttagataaaaaatgtatattttcttggtcatataaatttgtattgaaGTTTTAAACGTCATAATgacataatatttaataaatataaattataattattataaaaaaaaattatttacagttttaattacatttttacaaATTCATCATAATTAGGAATATTTGATAAACCAAAATGTCcctcatcatttttattaccattttcTGCTTCCGAATCTGACGAGTCGtgatagaataaataatttttaggacgtttattgtttttgttgtcTTGTTGACGTTTTTTGTGTTTATTACCGCGACTTTGTGGCTTTTCTGTCAATTCTTTCTCGTTTTCATCATCtacaaaataagtaataattcaaaaaattaattaattgttaattaacaagAAGTAAAGTCCGAAAATTTATACTACAAACCTGAGTCAATTATTTCGAGCATATCAATGTGgtctttaaaaataacatacagAGTTGGGAACTCaatgattgttttatttgaCAAATTATCTTTAAGACTAGATGTCAAATCTAATTTATAAAACCGcgagtttgatttttttattttctcagcttttaataaaatttctataccaGACAATCCTGCTGCTCGATAAAATTGCAGTTTATCACTAAGTATTTGTTTAGTTGCACTTTCATCACAATCGTCGGTGTCTGTATGCCCGTTTAAGGGATCTAGCACATTTTCAATGAGTTCTGAAAGTCTTGTGGTATCTAAtgctctaaaaaaaatgttagcatttaaataatcaatcactaaataattaaacaaaaattatgatactaAAATTAGTAGACAGTTAAAAactttctgttttttttttttttaaagtcaagtacaaaaaaaaaactaaaaatatgcacaagtagaaaatgaaaaaaactacaggtgcaattttttcaaatatttttttttataattcatcagttcgaaaaaaatttcaaaaattattagacgtctgctaactatgatactgaagttagcaaacgtcaaataattttttaaattgaaaaaaaataataaattataaaaaaaaaaaatatttcgaaaaattgcacttgtagttttttttattttctacttgtgcatttttttagttttttatttttgtaattgatttgatgaaaaaaaaatccaaaaattgttgattgtctgctaacttcagtttcattaaaaatttacttttttgtactccatttaatattttcagctTGAGGAAAAATCCAGTCTATTTTCCAAAACAATTCTTTTGTTTTCCAGTTATAATACGAAGTATTTTCTTTATGTCTACTAAAATTATGTggcaaaaattcaaattttactcCACTTTGAGTGGCCGCTTGTTTCAGTTTAAAAAGCCgctaaaaattacaaacaatttaaattattaactaacacataaaattgtcataaatattaattccaaaattaattaccacaGGTAAATTATTTGCAGAACTAAATTTCTTGGACTCATCTCTCTGCAACTGATCAACAGACCTACCAAGTTCCTCAAGTAGTCTGTAGTCTACAATAATAGAGtccagtaattaatttaaaaaaagaaaaacaattattaatactaaaaaaaatatatattcaaataattaccgCTTTGTAAATCGAggtcagtaaatttatttaaaggaataaatttagttttatcacGAATGCCATCacaatttaattcttttttgtGTATGTCTACACATGTGATACAACAGGTTCTAACCTCACACTTTGGACACGTGTATTttgctttattattattgcaaacTTCACATTTTTctaatctaaaattaaaaaaaatatatttattaattaatttaaaacaattatcaacattaacttgcgttaattatttaaaaaataccaagaaaaataatcttaCTTTATGACCGTCTCCATTGcgagttttcaaatttaaacttacCATCTATGACTGATGACACATGAGCACAACACATAGGATTACTTTTATAGGAGGGATTGGaggtaaatatatacgaaATTACGGTTATAAAAgttgcaatatatatatttaattagtatttattattaataagtgcaCGTAAGCAATATATATACAGGGTGAATGCATTATCAAGGTTGACAATCAGTAAATACAATTACAATAACTTTTACacatcaaaatataattagtttATCCTTTCTATCTTTCTGTTCGgctgttatatttttaagtttaaaacgTAAATGCGTAAGTTTATTCTGTTTATCGTTATACTGTATAACAAGATTATTATACGGAATGCTTCCTTTGGGACATTTTCCCAGGGAATTCATAAGTTTTGATG
This genomic interval carries:
- the LOC103576914 gene encoding vesicle-trafficking protein SEC22b-B, with product MVLLTMIARIADGLPLAATMQEDEQSGKSILEYQNQAKMLFKKLGPQSPARCTIETGPYLFHYLIENDVCYLVLCERNWSKRLAYSYLEDIAQEFYAQYGKRVNTVTRPYTFIEFDTYIQKAKKSFSDGRSRRNMNTLNSQLQDVQRIMVQNIDDVLQRGTVLSELDSKTQNLSMLSQKYKKNATHLNSKSMYVKAVAGLVAFLVFLLYFFIL
- the LOC106693055 gene encoding box C/D snoRNA protein 1, which gives rise to METVIKLEKCEVCNNNKAKYTCPKCEVRTCCITCVDIHKKELNCDGIRDKTKFIPLNKFTDLDLQSDYRLLEELGRSVDQLQRDESKKFSSANNLPVRLFKLKQAATQSGVKFEFLPHNFSRHKENTSYYNWKTKELFWKIDWIFPQAENIKWSTKKALDTTRLSELIENVLDPLNGHTDTDDCDESATKQILSDKLQFYRAAGLSGIEILLKAEKIKKSNSRFYKLDLTSSLKDNLSNKTIIEFPTLYVIFKDHIDMLEIIDSDDENEKELTEKPQSRGNKHKKRQQDNKNNKRPKNYLFYHDSSDSEAENGNKNDEGHFGLSNIPNYDEFVKM